The DNA window ATTgaacttgttgttgcaattatgatgaattaTGGTGATGTACCTTGCTGGTGGGGGAATTTTATTGACGGTTTCTTATGTCCTGAATAGAGTTTCCAAGTCATAGTAATACCTCTCCTTAtgagatattaaaaaaaattcaaccaaacttgtcttatttgagCTTGGGGATGTCTGGCTCATATCAGAATTTTGCATccgaaacgagttaaactcgctagtagagcatatGAATATGTATTCATTGGGTATGCAGCAAATGgtaaggcatataggttttatgacctaaatgcaaaagtgaccatagaatcaaatgatgttgatttctatgaagaCAAATTTCCTTTCAAATTGAGTTatagtgggggcactcaatcgagtcacattcctGTGATAAGAAGCCCAGAAAGCAACGACAATGTAGAAACAAAACTTCGATAAAGTAAAAGAGTGGGAGTTTCTAAAGACCATGGGCCCGATTATgcggcttataatgtagaagaagatccaataaataTTCAAAAAGCCTTGTCATCTTTGGATGCATATTTATAACAATAAGCTATTAATGATGAGACATAATCTCAAGAATCTAACAAGATCTGGCACTTAGTAGACTTGTCTCCTGGTTGCAAACCAATCGGTAGTAAATAGAtcttgaaaaagaaactaaaaccagatggaactattgataaatacaaggctcgtcttgtagcaaagggttttagacaaagagaaaatatagATTTCTTTGACACCTTCTCTCTGGTCACTAGAATTATATCCATTAGGATACTTATTTCAATAACTGCTATTTATGACttaatagtacaccaaatggatgttaaaacaacTTTTTTAAAATGGTGACTAggaagaagaaatctatatggcACCACCGGAAGGGTTTGTGATACATGGACAAGAAAACAAGGTTTGTAAGTTAGACAAGtctttgtatggattaaaaccaGCTCTTAAATAATGGCATGAAAAGATGGATAACTTAATGACATTGAATGGGtataaagtgaatgaaagtgacaaatgtgTTTATTACAAATCTGAGAATCGCATCTACATTATCCTATGTCTCTATGTAGACGAtttactcatatttggatcaaacattcagaccattaatgatgtgaaatcattgttgtgcaacaactttgatatgaaagatctCGGAGAAGCATGCATGATCCTTCGTATCAAGATCACGAGATCAGAACaaggaatttctttggatcaatcacactacgtggagaagatcttaaagaaatataaatactttgattgTAAACCTGCGTGCACACCATATGATCCAAGTGTGAAACTGTTTAAGAATACTGGTGAAAGTGTAAGACAAACAGAATATGCGAGCATCATTGGCAGTCTTAGGTATGCCATTGTACTAGACCCAATATTGTATATGTTATAGGATTGCTATGCAGGTTTACAAGTAGACCGGGTAATGAGCACTAGCaagctattgagcgagtcatgaggtaccttaaaaggacTGTAGATCTCGGCCTACATTATTAGAAATTTCCTATTGTGTTGGTAGGGTACAATGATGCAGATTGAAACACCTTATCATATGATTCcaaagctactagtggctatATATTTAACATAGATGGAGGAGTTGTctcttggaaatcaaagaaacaaacTATCTTGGTTGTTCATAATGGAGTCTGAGATGATATCACTAGCCACAACTAGTGAAGAAGCAAGctggttaagatgcttgctagctAAGATCTCATTATGGGAAAAACCTATGCTAGCTGTGTTGATCCACTTTGATAGTACCGCGACTATTGCAAAAATTGAGGAtagttattataatggtaaaagacgtcaaataagaagaaagTCCAGCACCATCagagattgtatctctaaagAAGCTGTAATagtggatcatgtacgcactgatgaaaacttagcagatcctttgacgaaaggattagcttGAGAGAAATGCATAATACATCCAAAAAGATGGGACTAATGCATATAAAGAAATGAGTAGCTCATAATGATAACCCGGCCTAGATGATTCGAGATCCCAAAAAATAGGTTCAATGgataataacaagttgtgagtaatatgagATGATCATGCAAGTGAAGCATGGATCTTGAAGTAATGAGAGGATGAGATAATAAAAACTCTTAATGAGATATATATACTCTGTACGAGGGGGTACCTAGGTTACAtgagtactcttgatagactcacctatgtgattgtggaacttAGGCCGGTTCCTACAAAATTTCGAGGTTGAATTCCTAAAGCCTTCACTAAATCTAGATACACATCCAGAGCCATTAAAACACAGACTATTaaaatacaccttaagaaaaggttgtgtACGGGTTTaatgtctgagatagagttctAGACATTTGtttcactcttgtagaattagcATGGGGATTGCAATAATTGAAGTGAAAAAAGGTTTAAAATTGAGATTTTCTTAACTCAACCTctacaatagttttttttttttttgcaaataaaatattacaaatcttAATTACAACTTTtgcataaaaaaaaagaaagaaaagaaaactacTACCCaggtatatatataaaaaactaGAGTTTTTCGAAACAAAAGTTAAATTAACTACTCATATAAACAATAACTCgagtttcttttcttttccacaCACACTAATGTGGAACTAGAATGATTTTTCAGTTTAATAGAACAAATTTTTTACATTGTATTTTGCATCTTTGGCACACCTCGTATCCTTTGAGAAAATTGCATTAATATATCTCTTtagtttattcaaaaaaaatagtttagCAACACCATTTTATTACAAAATTTTAAAGGCATAGAAGGTTCGTTGAACATCTAAGAAGAGCTAATGACTCCAACTTATTACTAGAATAGTTTAATCATTTTAAGTTCACAATAGGAGTCAATAATTAAATGCTAACAAGGATGGACCTAAACAGATTACAAGCATCATAAGTAAACTGCTTACATAGTAATGTGGTGACATGAACAATACTGCACTGCTATGTGCTCTTTCGAAGAGCTAAATTCAAAAGGTAGCTGAGAGCTGAATCAACAGATGATAATGCAACAAGAAGAAATGCCACAATAACAAGAGTCAGTGTCGCGGTCCTCAGCTGCCAAGGATTCATAAAGATATATAAGTAATCATTCAACACATTATGATTTGTaactgaaaataataataatctaatgaGACATACCGTATTACTAAAGCTTGGCCACTCGATGTATTTCAGCTGGCTAGGTTGCTCAATTAAAAACACAAATAAGGATTTTAAACCCCTGAAAAAACAGTTtgctatttttaaatataattctaGTCAAAACTGAACTCATATCCTGATTTTCCGTTTTTCATGTCATCAATCGTCGATAGAGTTACAAGAccatatcattttatattttagtaTCATGTTCAATAAATCGGAACAAGGGATTAACTAAACTACTGCACTTTGTGGATAAACTGAAGTTTCATAAATACCATAAGGATTCTTTGATCAATGTTAGCAAAATGGGCTCCTCGGGCGAATCATCATAGCTTATATACTGCTGGTCATTACTTGAAGCAGACATCACAATCTTGGTGCTGATATTGtttgaatatttttgttttatgttggCTTTACAAATCTGTCAATACAAAGCATGTAATCTGAAATGATAAATAACCACTACAAACACATTCACAGATACATATACCCAAGGGGGGGAAAATACAGAGAGATGAGGAAATAATTACCATTTGTGGAGTAACAGAATCATCTCTGTGATAATAACCAATTCTTGCCGGAAACTTTGACTGCAGAAAAGGAGTATCTTGATGAAGGAAACCTACAACATATGAAGAAAATGCAGTTAAACAAGATACAAAATTAACACTCATGTGTACAAACCAATATAGTTAGAAATAACAACCTGAATAGTTTGTTGGCAACAGAGAAAGAATCGTCATTTGAGATTCAAATATTTGCTAGTGGATCATAACCAATTCAAACCTGCAAAAGTTTATACATACATCATCAGAATCGTCATTTGTGATTCAAATATTTGTTAGTGGATCATAATCAATTCAAACCTGCAAAGGTTTATACACACATCATCAATTTGTTTCAAAATGAAAAACCTTTTCTCTTTATGCTTTTGCTTATGATACTCAGAAACATTGACGCATGGTTTTAAGTTGTGGTTGTGGCAATGCTGCAAAACTATATATTTCAGTCAAATGTAAGCAAATACTGTTGTTGTGGAGACCTCTTAAACCGATATATTGTGGCTGCAACTATGGTTGCAACCGCAATTTAGCACTACATTTTGTCAGAGAAGAAGCCATAGGATACAAAATATAAGAATAtcagaaaagaatgaaaataaaacaaacttgaGTCGATTGAATCAATTGAGAGCTCATGACATTTATTCTCACTATTCAAAGTGTATTACACCTTATACATATACTTTTAGAAGATATGAAAAATGTTTTACAACATCCTACAATGACACCTTTCAATTTACCATTAATCAAAAAAGTTTCACATTGCATGAAAATCAAAATACTAAGACTCAGTTTGGATCAGGACCGACTTTGAGGGTATGCAAGGTGAGCTAAGCACATGccgaaattttttcaaaattaaactgAGGGTCTAATAATAGATTTGCCACTGTTAAACATTGGCTAAATAGAGTTCATAATTAGTTTGCCACAATTATATCGTGATTAACCTACAAACAGTCTCCAAAAACCTAAGATAACCTTGGTTTGGATAAACAGTCTCCAAAAACCTAAGATAACCTtggtttggataaacaacttaattaaacaCTTATCATATAAGTGTTTAAGTATAAGATATTTCTAtaacaaatgataaataaaatataaatgagtTCATACAAGCTATAAGTTATTGCTAAGAATCCCACGAAAGCCCACCATACAGCTATAGCGAAGGGGGCCCATAACCCACATCGGACAAATGTGGCTCAAGCATATGTTTCTAAGTAGGGGCGATCATCACTTTACAAGTTGATTTTGTAAGTATGAATTAGCCCCAActcaaatttgaattttgaatatggTAACGGAGCCCTTGTTCAAGATCTATTGGGTCACTTGCTATCTAATTTCCGCTATCAGGTCACCCActatttacaaaatgaatttgtaaggttgagttagaCTCAACTCAAATTTTAATAGTTATTCTAGACAACTTATAgataacaagaacaacaataacaataacaaaataacaacaacaactactacaacaaccaagccttatcccactaagtgggaaCGGTTACATGAATCAACTTCCCCGATAATGTTCTATCTAGGACAATACTTCTACCCAAATTTTTAATCCTGAGATCTTCCGTAATAACTTTTCATATAGTTTTTCTAGGTCTTTCTTGACTCCTCTTCATTtgatctactctccttaccaCAAAATCTACCGGTATTTTCTCTAGATATCCAAAtcacctaagtctattttccaccatctttttTACTGTAGATATAGTATCTCTAATAATGTCATTTCTAATCCAATATTGTCAAATCTTACCACACATCCAATCCAATGTAGCATCTTTATCTCTACTACACTTTATTTTGGGGTTGATACTTAACCCCCAACATTCTATCTCCATCATTCTATCTCATTCTATCTCGTACAACATCGCAGATCTTATATGTCATAGGTCTTCCATGTCATAGAGATTCCACAAAGTTTATGAATATGCGGAAAACATAAAACTTGTGGACATGTCATACCTTTTCATAAGTTCTATGAAATAATTTCACAAGTGTGACATAGACTCAAATAATTCAATCTAATCATGCCTCAAAGGTAGTTTATAACCGCGCAATCTCCTCAATGCACCGAGGCGGACAAAACTGTTAGGGCTTAGGCAAGATCCAAAACAAACCATACAAGAAAGTTCTAAAAAAATGAAATACCTGTACGGGTTTTCTCCCTGTTAAGGGAGGACGGCGACCAACTCCGGCTGAGTTCCCGACCAGATTTTGCTTTTACGGCTGTAAGTTGGGTTCAGTGCGACTCCGGCAAGACTGTGCTTTGTTATCTGCTAGTGAAAGTGAAATGCATCCCAAACCCAATTCCAACGGTGATACAGTGATACTCTGATAATTAatgtagttttaattttttttctatttatttatatttagtttttccaaatccaaatttataaatataaaaaagattGAATAGGATTTAATGAAAATATTCAATTTAGTTTTTATCTGTTACATACACCCCTCAAATCGCATGAAGAGGTTTTCAATGATGCCGGAACAAGTAATTCAATGATACATGCCTAAGTAAAGTTGATCCCAATATTAGGCCCAAACGTATGAAAATTCTTTCTTGAGAATTCAACCTAACATCTCCCAAATTCAATTTGGCACCCTCACACTTTAGAATATTTGATCAAAAtatcatttaaataaaaataagtgaaattgtaaaaagttaaactcattattttggattttttgaaacatattataacattaacgatttgtgaggagtagtttactGGTTAATCACAAATAAGCatgtctcttttctttttttgtgattgatagatttttttagcatgttcattaaattttggtATATATACTTGCATTTATATCACATTTTAGAAAGATAGATATTGATTTTTTAAGGTTTACTGTGTTTTTAAAATTGCAGGTAGAAGTCCATAGGTTATACCagcatttttcaaaaaaattgatgGAATTTCATAAtgtttatttttgcatttttaaaaatttggtgATTATGCGCACTCAACAactatttgaaaaatatgatacaACAAATCTTTTTAAAATTAGATAAGAGGAGATATAGTTAGTCTCTCCATAGGCAACGTTGAGGAGGCATAAGTTGTTGCGATTGAAATGATTGCTCTAGAGGCTGATATAGAGGTTCCTAATTGGGTTGATACAGAGGTGTCTGATCAAATTAATATAGAGGTGTCTGATTAGGCTAATACAAGTGACGATTATAAGGGTTCCGCATATGAGGGTTCCCTGGAGGGCCCTTCGACCCTACATTGTTGATCGGGTATGATGATCACTTTGCAATCAAATTATAGCAGAGAAAGGtaagaatattttaattttaattcattttacttATTAGTGGTTAATTGACAGTAGCTTATGGTTTATGCTTTAATTGTTACAAAATTGCGGGTCCATGAAGGTCCCTATTCAtggtcagaagctgaagaacttcTCGCCAACGCATAtgtcagaagttgaagaacatcCCGATTAACATAAAAATCTCTATTTCAAACCTCAtaataaatttgtaaaaaaacTGCATAATATATCAAGTAAGGGAGCAAAGGAAATAagctataataaaaaaaagaaaataaatacacATTGCTTCAAAGTTCAAAATATAAAGTAACAAAAAGACAACAACAACTTTAAAAAAACATCTAATTTTTGGAGAatagaaataaagaaaaacaacaatATAGCACAACTAGTGGCGGAGCTAGAAATTTTAGGCTGCATGGGCAAATGGTGTAagattattcatctgttttaattttcgcACCCTATTTTTACTGATTTTGCCCCTAATTTTACCCGTGATTTTGTCTAGAAATCAACTATTAAATTGGGGAGAGTACAAAAAAAAAGAGTTGAACCCGAGCGCGTGCCCGGGCTCGTTGGGCCTTGGAACCGCCCCTGAGCACAACTCtaacaaacaataatataatgATGTGTGAGTAATACAAAAAAATCATGCATAACACATTGAACAtcacaacaaaataaaatattgatacaAATAAATAGAGtaataaaatgaaaaaacaaCACAAATCAATGAAAAATAAGCAAGATATTAAAATCAGGACATGAAAcacaacaaataaaacaaaactaaaaacaaaCTAGATGAACAAACTTGATACTGCAAAAGACATGCAAGTGCGAAGATAAAATGAAAA is part of the Vicia villosa cultivar HV-30 ecotype Madison, WI linkage group LG2, Vvil1.0, whole genome shotgun sequence genome and encodes:
- the LOC131652776 gene encoding uncharacterized protein LOC131652776, producing the protein MTILSLLPTNYSGFLHQDTPFLQSKFPARIGYYHRDDSVTPQMICKANIKQKYSNNISTKIVMSASSNDQQYISYDDSPEEPILLTLIKESLWGLKSLFVFLIEQPSQLKYIEWPSFSNTLRTATLTLVIVAFLLVALSSVDSALSYLLNLALRKST